Proteins encoded together in one Mycobacterium sp. MS1601 window:
- a CDS encoding SDR family NAD(P)-dependent oxidoreductase, producing the protein MKVLVTGGTGFVGAWTAKLAQEAGHQVRFLVRNPDRLQTSAEKIGADTSDYVIGDIADAEATDAAIDGCDAVIHCAAMVSTDPERADEMLITNTEGARNVLGGAVAAKLDPIIHVSSFTALFRPGLDVLHADLPIAGGSDGYGKSKALVEAYARGMQDAGAPVNITYPGMVLGPPAGDQFGEAADGVEASVKMRGVPGRSAAWIVVDVRDLAALHVALLEPGRGPRRYMAGGRRVTVGELATMIGSATDKDLLVYPVPDIALRVVGRLFDVIGDQLPFETPINSAAMQYYTQMPRSDDSPAEKDFGIVLRDPAETVADTAEGLRRVGRL; encoded by the coding sequence TTGAAAGTCCTGGTCACCGGGGGCACCGGGTTTGTCGGCGCATGGACTGCGAAGCTGGCGCAAGAGGCCGGACATCAGGTGCGGTTCCTGGTCCGTAATCCGGACCGGCTGCAGACCAGTGCCGAGAAAATCGGCGCCGACACCTCCGACTACGTGATCGGTGATATTGCCGATGCCGAGGCCACCGACGCCGCAATCGATGGCTGCGACGCGGTGATCCATTGCGCAGCAATGGTTTCCACCGATCCTGAACGTGCCGACGAAATGCTGATCACCAACACCGAAGGTGCGCGAAATGTCCTGGGCGGCGCGGTCGCCGCGAAGTTGGACCCCATCATCCACGTCTCCAGCTTCACCGCGTTGTTTCGACCCGGCCTCGATGTGCTGCACGCCGATCTCCCCATCGCGGGCGGATCCGACGGATATGGAAAGTCCAAGGCGCTGGTCGAGGCCTATGCGCGTGGGATGCAGGATGCCGGTGCGCCGGTGAACATCACCTATCCCGGCATGGTGCTTGGCCCACCCGCCGGCGATCAGTTCGGTGAGGCCGCCGACGGTGTCGAAGCATCGGTCAAGATGCGCGGCGTTCCCGGGCGCAGCGCCGCCTGGATCGTGGTGGACGTCCGCGATCTGGCCGCGCTGCACGTCGCGCTCCTGGAACCGGGGCGCGGACCGCGCCGCTACATGGCCGGGGGTCGTCGGGTGACCGTGGGGGAGTTGGCCACGATGATCGGCTCGGCCACCGACAAGGACCTGCTGGTGTACCCCGTTCCCGACATCGCACTGCGCGTGGTCGGCCGGTTGTTCGACGTGATCGGCGACCAGTTGCCGTTCGAGACGCCCATCAATTCGGCGGCCATGCAGTACTACACGCAGATGCCGAGATCCGACGATTCTCCGGCCGAGAAGGACTTCGGCATCGTGCTGCGCGATCCAGCCGAGACGGTGGCCGACACCGCCGAGGGATTGCGGCGCGTGGGCCGTTTGTGA